In Mytilus galloprovincialis chromosome 1, xbMytGall1.hap1.1, whole genome shotgun sequence, the following are encoded in one genomic region:
- the LOC143063607 gene encoding synaptotagmin-10-like: MGKNQSKYEDDHLMEEGEQVQKVQNINKIHGLARLISAKRDHQQIVAAQGWSKQDEDMRNMQILKGLFKKLDPTVMKAVGDVRGEIQISFKYDYKRHLLLVKVIKCRELRSKDLRSKMSDPYVKLEMTPDVEDAEEKRTRVYPQTNNPKFDEIFAYPLTETELINRKLVVKVMDSDLLGRDDFLGEVIIDMNTFNFRDSPIHTAWYNLNMETDLDVTGDLEVSVEFQHPSSLLVTIHGAHGLSARDDVSLADPFVKVTVPGTKLMFQTKELKNTVDPVWNETFEFEVALEELPQRYIIFHVIDKSTFGGNDSLGQVIIELMTFNPDHSLHDFFRLADLRNTERLKSKWAQHATAEEFRESLVAHASSRHPTFLFQEHTGKKIVSVSCRKAGAQGKVRIIDGIPVK; encoded by the exons ATGGGGAAGAATCAGTCTAAATATGAGGACGACCATCTTATGGAAGAGGGGGAACAGGTACAGAAAGTGCAGAACATCAACAAAATCCATGGATTGGCCAGATTGATATCAGCTAAACGTGACCACCAACAGATAGTAGCAGCTCAGGGATGGTCCAAACAGGATGAAGATATG AGAAATATGCAGATTTTGAAAGGTTTATTTAAGAAGCTGGATCCCACAGTGATGAAAGCTGTAGGAGATGTCAGGGGAGAAATACAGATATCTTTCAAATATGATTACAAAAGACATTTACTActggtcaaggtcatcaaatgtAGAGAGCTTCGATCTAAAGATTTGAGATCCAAAATGTCTGATCCTTATGTCAAA CTTGAGATGACCCCTGATGTAGAAGATGCTGAGGAAAAGAGAACAAGAGTATATCCACAAACCAACAACCCAAAGTTTGATGAAATTTTTGCCTATCCATTAACAGAAACAGAACTGATTAACAGGAAGTTGGTTGTTAAAGTAATGGACAGTGATTTGCTTGGCAGAGATGATTTTCTGGGAGAAGTTATAATAGATATGAACACATTTAACTTTAGAGACAGTCCTATACATACAGCATGGTATAATTTAAATATGGAG ACTGACCTTGATGTAACTGGTGACCTTGAAGTGAGTGTTGAATTCCAGCATCCCTCATCATTGCTGGTTACTATACATGGGGCACATGGTTTATCAGCCAGAGATGATGTTTCTTTAGCTGACCCATTTGTAAAAGTAACTGTACCAGGAACTAAATTAATGTTTCAGACAAAG gAATTGAAGAATACTGTGGATCCTGTGTGGAATGAGACATTTGAATTTGAAGTAGCTCTTGAAGAACTTCCCCAGAG atacATAATCTTCCATGTGATAGACAAGAGCACCTTTGGTGGCAATGATTCTCTTGGACAAGTCATCATTGAACTCATGACCTTTAACCCAGATCATAGTCTCCATGATTTCTTTAGATTGGCAGATTTA agaaATACTGAAAGGCTGAAGAGTAAATGGGCCCAGCATGCCACAGCAGAGGAGTTCAGAGAATCTTTGGTGGCACATGCCAGTTCTAGGCATCCTACATTTCTTTTCCAAGAACATACAGGCAAAAAG